In a genomic window of Physeter macrocephalus isolate SW-GA chromosome 14, ASM283717v5, whole genome shotgun sequence:
- the KCNJ2 gene encoding inward rectifier potassium channel 2 isoform X1 gives MGSVRANRYSIVSSEEDGLKLATLAVANGFGNGKSKVHTRQQCRSRFVKKDGHCNVQFVNVGEKGQRYLADIFTTCVDIRWRWMLVIFCLAFVLSWLFFGCVFWLIALLHGDLDASKESKACVSEVNSFTAAFLFSIETQTTIGYGFRCVTDECPVAVFMVVFQSIVGCIIDAFIIGAVMAKMAKPKKRNETLVFSHNAVIAMRDGKLCLMWRVGNLRKSHLVEAHVRAQLLKSRITSEGEYIPLDQIDINVGFDSGIDRIFLVSPITIVHEIDEDSPLYDLSKQDIDNADFEIVVILEGMVEATAMTTQCRSSYLANEILWGHRYEPVLFEEKHYYKVDYSRFHKTYEVPNTPLCSARDLAEKKYILSNANSFCYENEVALTSKEEEDSENGVPESTSTDTPPDLDLHNQDTIHEHSVPTSFITCSTIAPLIPEERGQLTKAPLKVTAYITWAHPVNEAAEEDAPGLP, from the exons ATGGGCAGTGTGCGCGCCAACCGCTACAGCATCGTCTCTTCGGAGGAGGACGGCCTGAAGCTGGCCACCCTGGCGGTGGCCAACGGCTTTGGGAACGGGAAGAGTAAAGTGCACACTCGCCAGCAGTGCCGGAGCCGCTTTGTGAAGAAGGACGGCCACTGCAACGTGCAGTTCGTCAACGTGGGCGAGAAGGGCCAGCGGTACCTGGCGGACATCTTCACCACGTGTGTGGACATCCGCTGGCGGTGGATGCTGGTAATCTTCTGCCTGGCTTTCGTTCTCTCCTGGCTGTTTTTCGGCTGCGTGTTTTGGTTGATAGCGCTGCTCCACGGGGACCTGGACGCGTCCAAGGAGAGCAAAGCGTGCGTGTCCGAGGTCAACAGCTTCACGGCCGCTTTCCTCTTCTCCATCGAGACGCAGACCACCATAGGCTACGGCTTCCGCTGCGTCACAGACGAGTGCCCCGTGGCCGTTTTCATGGTGGTCTTCCAGTCCATCGTGGGCTGCATCATCGACGCCTTTATCATCGGCGCGGTCATGGCCAAGATGGCCAAGCCCAAGAAGAGAAACGAGACCCTGGTCTTCAGCCACAATGCCGTGATCGCCATGAGGGACGGCAAGCTCTGTCTGATGTGGCGGGTGGGCAACCTTCGGAAGAGCCACCTGGTGGAAGCTCACGTGCGAGCACAGCTCCTCAAATCCCGGATCACTTCCGAAGGGGAGTACATCCCCCTGGATCAAATAGACATCAACGTCGGCTTTGACAGCGGCATCGACCGCATATTTCTGGTGTCCCCCATCACCATCGTCCACGAGATAGACGAGGACAGCCCCTTATACGATCTGAGCAAACAGGACATCGACAACGCGGACTTCGAGATCGTGGTGATCCTCGAAGGCATGGTGGAAGCCACGGCCATGACCACGCAGTGCCGGAGCTCGTACCTGGCCAACGAAATCCTCTGGGGCCACCGCTACGAGCCCGTCCTCTTCGAGGAGAAGCACTACTACAAGGTGGACTATTCGAGGTTCCACAAGACTTACGAAGTACCCAACACTCCCCTTTGTAGTGCCAGGGACTTAGCAGAGAAGAAATACATCCTCTCCAACGCTAACTCCTTTTGCTATGAAAATGAGGTTGCCCTCACAAGCAAAGAGGAAGAAGACAGTGAAAACGGGGTCCCAGAGAGCACGAGTACGGACACGCCCCCTGACCTAGACCTTCACAACCAG GATACTATACATGAGCACAGTGTCCCCACCTCCTTCATAACCTGCTCTACAATTGCTCCCTTGATTCCTGAGGAGAGAGGACAACTCACAAAG GCTCCGCTGAAAGTTACAGCCTACATCACTTGGGCACATCCAGTCAATGAGGCAGCTGAAGAAGATGCCCCAGGGTTGCCATAG
- the KCNJ2 gene encoding inward rectifier potassium channel 2 isoform X2 translates to MGSVRANRYSIVSSEEDGLKLATLAVANGFGNGKSKVHTRQQCRSRFVKKDGHCNVQFVNVGEKGQRYLADIFTTCVDIRWRWMLVIFCLAFVLSWLFFGCVFWLIALLHGDLDASKESKACVSEVNSFTAAFLFSIETQTTIGYGFRCVTDECPVAVFMVVFQSIVGCIIDAFIIGAVMAKMAKPKKRNETLVFSHNAVIAMRDGKLCLMWRVGNLRKSHLVEAHVRAQLLKSRITSEGEYIPLDQIDINVGFDSGIDRIFLVSPITIVHEIDEDSPLYDLSKQDIDNADFEIVVILEGMVEATAMTTQCRSSYLANEILWGHRYEPVLFEEKHYYKVDYSRFHKTYEVPNTPLCSARDLAEKKYILSNANSFCYENEVALTSKEEEDSENGVPESTSTDTPPDLDLHNQDTIHEHSVPTSFITCSTIAPLIPEERGQLTKHHLGSCFSLLF, encoded by the exons ATGGGCAGTGTGCGCGCCAACCGCTACAGCATCGTCTCTTCGGAGGAGGACGGCCTGAAGCTGGCCACCCTGGCGGTGGCCAACGGCTTTGGGAACGGGAAGAGTAAAGTGCACACTCGCCAGCAGTGCCGGAGCCGCTTTGTGAAGAAGGACGGCCACTGCAACGTGCAGTTCGTCAACGTGGGCGAGAAGGGCCAGCGGTACCTGGCGGACATCTTCACCACGTGTGTGGACATCCGCTGGCGGTGGATGCTGGTAATCTTCTGCCTGGCTTTCGTTCTCTCCTGGCTGTTTTTCGGCTGCGTGTTTTGGTTGATAGCGCTGCTCCACGGGGACCTGGACGCGTCCAAGGAGAGCAAAGCGTGCGTGTCCGAGGTCAACAGCTTCACGGCCGCTTTCCTCTTCTCCATCGAGACGCAGACCACCATAGGCTACGGCTTCCGCTGCGTCACAGACGAGTGCCCCGTGGCCGTTTTCATGGTGGTCTTCCAGTCCATCGTGGGCTGCATCATCGACGCCTTTATCATCGGCGCGGTCATGGCCAAGATGGCCAAGCCCAAGAAGAGAAACGAGACCCTGGTCTTCAGCCACAATGCCGTGATCGCCATGAGGGACGGCAAGCTCTGTCTGATGTGGCGGGTGGGCAACCTTCGGAAGAGCCACCTGGTGGAAGCTCACGTGCGAGCACAGCTCCTCAAATCCCGGATCACTTCCGAAGGGGAGTACATCCCCCTGGATCAAATAGACATCAACGTCGGCTTTGACAGCGGCATCGACCGCATATTTCTGGTGTCCCCCATCACCATCGTCCACGAGATAGACGAGGACAGCCCCTTATACGATCTGAGCAAACAGGACATCGACAACGCGGACTTCGAGATCGTGGTGATCCTCGAAGGCATGGTGGAAGCCACGGCCATGACCACGCAGTGCCGGAGCTCGTACCTGGCCAACGAAATCCTCTGGGGCCACCGCTACGAGCCCGTCCTCTTCGAGGAGAAGCACTACTACAAGGTGGACTATTCGAGGTTCCACAAGACTTACGAAGTACCCAACACTCCCCTTTGTAGTGCCAGGGACTTAGCAGAGAAGAAATACATCCTCTCCAACGCTAACTCCTTTTGCTATGAAAATGAGGTTGCCCTCACAAGCAAAGAGGAAGAAGACAGTGAAAACGGGGTCCCAGAGAGCACGAGTACGGACACGCCCCCTGACCTAGACCTTCACAACCAG GATACTATACATGAGCACAGTGTCCCCACCTCCTTCATAACCTGCTCTACAATTGCTCCCTTGATTCCTGAGGAGAGAGGACAACTCACAAAG CACCATTTAGGTTCTTGCTTCTCTCTGCTGTTTTGA
- the KCNJ2 gene encoding inward rectifier potassium channel 2 isoform X3, giving the protein MGSVRANRYSIVSSEEDGLKLATLAVANGFGNGKSKVHTRQQCRSRFVKKDGHCNVQFVNVGEKGQRYLADIFTTCVDIRWRWMLVIFCLAFVLSWLFFGCVFWLIALLHGDLDASKESKACVSEVNSFTAAFLFSIETQTTIGYGFRCVTDECPVAVFMVVFQSIVGCIIDAFIIGAVMAKMAKPKKRNETLVFSHNAVIAMRDGKLCLMWRVGNLRKSHLVEAHVRAQLLKSRITSEGEYIPLDQIDINVGFDSGIDRIFLVSPITIVHEIDEDSPLYDLSKQDIDNADFEIVVILEGMVEATAMTTQCRSSYLANEILWGHRYEPVLFEEKHYYKVDYSRFHKTYEVPNTPLCSARDLAEKKYILSNANSFCYENEVALTSKEEEDSENGVPESTSTDTPPDLDLHNQEEEDRGRRIHTHTIETSFLSFEVVPAR; this is encoded by the exons ATGGGCAGTGTGCGCGCCAACCGCTACAGCATCGTCTCTTCGGAGGAGGACGGCCTGAAGCTGGCCACCCTGGCGGTGGCCAACGGCTTTGGGAACGGGAAGAGTAAAGTGCACACTCGCCAGCAGTGCCGGAGCCGCTTTGTGAAGAAGGACGGCCACTGCAACGTGCAGTTCGTCAACGTGGGCGAGAAGGGCCAGCGGTACCTGGCGGACATCTTCACCACGTGTGTGGACATCCGCTGGCGGTGGATGCTGGTAATCTTCTGCCTGGCTTTCGTTCTCTCCTGGCTGTTTTTCGGCTGCGTGTTTTGGTTGATAGCGCTGCTCCACGGGGACCTGGACGCGTCCAAGGAGAGCAAAGCGTGCGTGTCCGAGGTCAACAGCTTCACGGCCGCTTTCCTCTTCTCCATCGAGACGCAGACCACCATAGGCTACGGCTTCCGCTGCGTCACAGACGAGTGCCCCGTGGCCGTTTTCATGGTGGTCTTCCAGTCCATCGTGGGCTGCATCATCGACGCCTTTATCATCGGCGCGGTCATGGCCAAGATGGCCAAGCCCAAGAAGAGAAACGAGACCCTGGTCTTCAGCCACAATGCCGTGATCGCCATGAGGGACGGCAAGCTCTGTCTGATGTGGCGGGTGGGCAACCTTCGGAAGAGCCACCTGGTGGAAGCTCACGTGCGAGCACAGCTCCTCAAATCCCGGATCACTTCCGAAGGGGAGTACATCCCCCTGGATCAAATAGACATCAACGTCGGCTTTGACAGCGGCATCGACCGCATATTTCTGGTGTCCCCCATCACCATCGTCCACGAGATAGACGAGGACAGCCCCTTATACGATCTGAGCAAACAGGACATCGACAACGCGGACTTCGAGATCGTGGTGATCCTCGAAGGCATGGTGGAAGCCACGGCCATGACCACGCAGTGCCGGAGCTCGTACCTGGCCAACGAAATCCTCTGGGGCCACCGCTACGAGCCCGTCCTCTTCGAGGAGAAGCACTACTACAAGGTGGACTATTCGAGGTTCCACAAGACTTACGAAGTACCCAACACTCCCCTTTGTAGTGCCAGGGACTTAGCAGAGAAGAAATACATCCTCTCCAACGCTAACTCCTTTTGCTATGAAAATGAGGTTGCCCTCACAAGCAAAGAGGAAGAAGACAGTGAAAACGGGGTCCCAGAGAGCACGAGTACGGACACGCCCCCTGACCTAGACCTTCACAACCAG GAGGAAGAAGACAGGGGAAgaagaattcacacacacacgatagaaacatcttttctttccttcgaGGTGGTGCCAGCCAGGTGA